A single Oncorhynchus nerka isolate Pitt River linkage group LG10, Oner_Uvic_2.0, whole genome shotgun sequence DNA region contains:
- the LOC115135323 gene encoding androgen-dependent TFPI-regulating protein: protein MIAKVRIVYHITAFSWYAFIIKSLAAKDGEKLPPGIFEYGGPWKYLTFLNLLLQMVFFGMAVVNDLQTGKNTVKGLNKWKDLIFSVLAFPVGMFVVLLFWVIFAYDRQLVYPESLDAFFPLWMNHAMHTVVMPVLLGEILLQHHVYPKTKNGLAALGVVGLAYLGWVIFIYLAVGLWVYPLLGLLSTSGVLGLFLLNMTVVAMMYLLGRTLNNCVWGKGKTVTKNK, encoded by the exons ATGATTGCAAAAGTGAGAATAGTTTACCATATCACAGCTTTCAGCTGGTATGCCTTTATCATTAAGTCCCTGGCTGCTAAGGATGGAGAGAAGTTACCACCTGGGATCTTTGAGTATGGTGGACCCTGGAAGTACCTTACTTTCCTCAACCTG TTATTGCAGATGGTGTTCTTTGGGATGGCTGTGGTGAATGATCTTCAGACTGGGAAAAACACAGTCAAGGGTCTTAACAAGTGGAAAGACCTCATCTTCTCTGTCCTTGCATTCCCTGTAGGCATG TTTGTGGTGCTGCTTTTCTGGGTGATCTTTGCCTACGACAGGCAGCTTGTCTACCCAGAATCTTTAGATGCCTTCTTTCCTCTCTGGATGAATCATGCTATG CACACCGTTGTTATGCCTGTCTTACTTGGGGAGATCCTGCTTCAACATCATGTGTACCCAAAGACTAAAAACGGCTTAGCTGCCTTAGGAGTTGTGGGCTTGGCTTACTTGGGCTG GGTGATATTTATCTACTTGGCGGTAGGTCTTTGGGTGTATCCTCTCCTCGGGCTCCTTAGCACCTCGGGTGTGTTGGGGTTATTCCTCTTAAACATGACAGTGGTGGCAATGATGTATCTGCTAGGACGGACCCTAAACAACTGTGTCTGGG GAAAAGGCAAGACGGTGACTAAAAATAAATGA
- the fam83ha gene encoding protein FAM83H isoform X3 gives MDTFTDVDIFADILDAAMRNVAVYIILDEQNAHHFTSMASNCRVNLENIQFMRVRTVSGVTYHCRSGKTFKGQMMDRFLLTDCRAVLSGNYSFMWSFEKLHRCMAHLFLGQLVTTFDEEFRILFAQSQPLVLENVLVPMPHYSSLSDSQYSSDLTLLFRDPRKFLPIDSSRPVEWARHSSDDRMDMVQNMMPPGRCEPIHSSLDQGPPDMYSNKYSSQQFKLEQQSFMAQGHPMMQSNTMEFAGSKRHSYAEGTYAGHSSSQFMQHQAIHSFEGDTATQNRKIHREQHHYQRTGLEPGYSGYDQFRDQGYPLMDQYSESGYPHGIAIEPPDNYDPVLNYLSSSNLAVELGHGSNKLSSPGEGPFSQSNPKRLSTGQPHACQTTPTQQNPFEQRSFYVRSGSDCKTQDPSAKQGMRDWRISSYLSAYDDAGEEEIPQPMGNDPFQEPLNPSQGKLFAPLVSDPRFSAKELPKIPGLRLNKPTCPEHSRTLEIIVSLDAQTTLTPPSESSSTTEGDKSEEMDVKEPKREESFRRRFNPAIQRTSRLRSSLIFSSQLEQHISQEQKCNSGQHCEETANEEDDPSRLSLTTQVWGKRRSITREPFEWRLKSAIVDNSTIESLKSEDITTDSGDKELTKYLPVSTDKVSSMEQPNSAHEEQTKTVESAHPSKPSQVEKPKTIQSAHQASSLSNKSYIDMNDPDSRFFFFKELAAKRKAAKAAESESSAEKAPVKPVTPFDLKIKEPVTRIEPNLPIATLNPADTSTNKPAPADTSTNKPAPADTSTNKPAPSTEAPLYPADTSIKKTATSTEASSETLETSPVLQENKTSMAKYGSLLDVKEQHSKNKEQQDLQLPQSDSKTFLRDKLSCVDGLLRVSTDTEKIELKNSRNQSVSKVNPRDTSTFLKSTSNQCSFNISPKDFSLYKLSPKKPKSFNPASNELNPSLPLTLTEASSSSYLTPKGLSSTSLTSSTNAAKELSSALTPTLKEPSSSIPMSKQPLPSSKPITVESNIPLSPTQSEPGVSHKQDKTDSKESLSPIPMQSCSSSIPATEFSPLPNPTQTQSSFLPKSTLVGSISSTPMESNTSPKPSTKESLSTIATTELRSSSPKTNPIKSYSSPCPGQHESVLSLKHSKTACNSSPKPATVSNDSYNSSPPSSKHVMEETNKSLIFTPTKSSSPPEPTPTESSASTNPTPRELNPLPSTTPTEPSASTGPTLTESSASSNPTPTKSHSSLTCGSGGSVVCPKPGQTKSRTSPNLTPKESCSSPNHTLTEPTSPYNPVLVESVPSSNSNPTESTASHDTAPAPPVIVDNSKEGKASKLNKEQKVGSSAAYKGEKIAGDPETKRKTAPGESASHGSQSPDETKENNSTMKPESTTDQSNPIPPPVKQPKVSQSHYHLSTANVLSSSNLRDDTKLLLEQISANSQSRTELNKESAVTDDAKQDEADRGVSGKEEASARRQIGGPARTSQEREKLLQRIDSMRKGRKVYSRFEMAP, from the exons CTTCATGTGGTCTTTTGAGAAGCTTCACCGTTGCATGGCTCACCTCTTCCTTGGACAGCTTGTGACTACTTTTGATGAGGAGTTCCGGATCCTGTTTGCACAGTCCCAACCTTTGGTACTGGAAAATGTCCTTGTTCCAATGCCACACTACAGCAGTTTATCTGACAGTCAATACAGCAGTGATCTGACACTATTGTTCAGAGATCCCAGAAAGTTCCTCCCCATAGACAGCTCTCGTCCTGTAGAATGGGCTAGACATTCCTCTGATGACCGTATGGATATGGTTCAGAATATGATGCCTCCTGGGAGGTGTGAGCCCATCCACAGTTCACTAGATCAGGGTCCACCAGATATGTACAGCAACAAGTACTCCTCCCAGCaatttaaactggagcagcagtctTTTATGGCACAAGGTCACCCCATGATGCAGTCAAACACAATGGAGTTTGCTGGCTCTAAAAGGCACAGTTATGCAGAGGGCACTTATGCCGGACATTCCTCCTCTCAATTCATGCAGCACCAAGCCATTCACAGCTTTGAGGGGGATACGGCAACCCAGAACAGGAAGATACATAGGGAACAGCATCACTATCAGAGAACAGGGCTAGAACCAGGTTACAGCGGCTACGATCAATTCAGGGACCAAGGGTACCCTCTGATGGATCAGTATTCTGAGTCTGGGTACCCACATGGAATAGCGATAGAGCCACCAGACAACTATGACCCTGTACTGAATTATTTGTCATCATCAAACCTTGCTGTGGAGCTGGGACATGGCTCAAACAAATTATCAAGTCCAGGAGAGGGTCCCTTTAGTCAGTCAAACCCCAAAAGACTGAGCACGGGCCAGCCTCATGCCTGTCAGACCACCCCAACACAACAAAACCCATTTGAACAGAGATCATTTTATGTCAGGTCTGGTTCGGACTGTAAAACACAGGATCCCAGTGCAAAGCAGGGGATGCGAGATTGGAGGATCAGCTCATACCTCAGTGCATATGATGATGCAGGAGAGGAAGAGATTCCACAGCCTATGGGAAATGACCCCTTTCAAGAGCCCCTTAATCCATCACAAGGCAAATTATTTGCTCCACTGGTATCAGATCCCAGGTTTAGTGCCAAAGAGTTACCCAAGATTCCAGGGCTCAGGTTAAACAAGCCCACCTGCCCAGAACACTCAAGAACACTAGAAATTATTGTTAGCTTAGATGCCCAAACAACACTAACACCACCTTCGGAGTCGTCATCAACCACTGAAGGTGACAAATCAGAGGAGATGGATGTAAAAGAGCCCAAAAGAGAAGAGTCATTCCGTAGGAGGTTCAATCCTGCTATCCAAAGGACCTCGAGACTAAGATCCTCACTAATCTTCAGCTCACAACTCGAACAGCATATCTCACAGGAACAGAAATGTAACTCTGGCCAACACTGTGAGGAAACTGCCAATGAGGAAGATGACCCATCTAGATTATCCTTGACCACTCAGGTTTGGGGGAAAAGAAGATCCATTACAAGAGAACCTTTTGAATGGAGACTTAAGTCAGCGATAGTTGATAATTCAACCATTGAGTCTTTGAAATCTGAGGACATCACTACTGATTCGGGTGATAAGGAATTGACAAAGTATCTTCCTGTGAGCACTGACAAGGTTTCTTCAATGGAACAACCTAATTCTGCCCATGAAGAACAAACCAAAACGGTAGAATCTGCACACCCATCCAAACCTTCTCAAGTTGAGAAACCCAAAACCATACAATCAGCACACCAGGCATCTTCATTGAGCAATAAATCCTATATAGATATGAATGATCCAGACAgtaggttttttttttttaaagagttggCTGCCAAACGAAAAGCTGCAAAGGCTGCAGAGTCTGAGAGCAGCGCTGAAAAAGCTCCTGTAAAACCAGTGACTCCATTTGACTTGAAAATTAAGGAACCAGTCACAAGGATAGAACCTAACCTTCCAATAGCCACACTAAATCCAGCAGATACTTCAACCAATAAGCCAGCTCCAGCAGATACTTCAACCAATAAGCCAGCTCCAGCAGATACTTCAACCAATAAGCCAGCTCCATCAACAGAAGCCCCACTTTATCCAGCAGATACTTCAATAAAAAAGACAGCTACATCAACAGAAGCATCATCAGAAACACTGGAGACTTCACCAGTGTTACAGGAGAACAAAACATCCATGGCAAAATATGGCTCCTTACTTGATGTCAAAGAACAGCATTCTAAAAATAAAGAACAGCAAGACCTTCAACTTCCCCAAAGTGACTCCAAAACATTCCTCAGGGATAAATTATCTTGTGTCGATGGCCTACTTAGAGTCTCTACTGATACTGAGAAGATAGAGCTGAAGAACAGCCGGAACCAAAGTGTGTCTAAAGTTAACCCTAGAGATACAAGTACATTTCTTAAGAGCACCTCAAATCAGTGTTCCTTTAACATCTCCCCAAAGGATTTCAGTTTATATAAACTATCTCCAAAGAAACCAAAGTCATTCAATCCTGCTTCAAATGAGCTAAACCCATCTCTTCCACTCACACTAACAGAAGCTAGCTCATCTTCATATCTGACACCAAAAGGTTTAAGCTCAACTAGTCTCACTTCATCAACAAATGCAGCAAAGGAGTTGAGCTCAGCCCTTACCCCCACCCTTAAGGAGCCCAGTTCATCTATCCCCATGTCAAAGCAGCCATTACCATCCTCTAAACCTATCACAGTAGAGTCCAACATACCTCTGAGCCCCACCCAATCTGAGCCAGGTGTGTCTCATAAGCAGGACAAAACAGATTCCAAGGAATCTCTCAGCCCTATCCCAATGCAATCTTGCTCATCCTCAATCCCTGCAACAGAATTTAGCCCTCTGCCAAACCCTACCCAAACACAATCTAGTTTCTTACCCAAGTCCACCTTAGTTGGGTCAATTTCATCAACACCAATGGAATCTAACACCTCTCCCAAACCCTCCACAAAGGAGTCATTGTCTACAATTGCCACAACTGAGTTGAGGTCATCCTCTCCTAAGACCAACCCAATAAAATCCTATTCCTCCCCTTGTCCTGGCCAACATGAGTCGGTTTTGTCACTCAAACATTCCAAAACAGCATGCAACTCCTCTCCAAAGCCCGCTACAGTGTCCAATGACTCTTACAACTCTTCACCTCCATCTTCAAAGCATGTCATGGAAGAAACCAACAAATCTCTCATCTTCACACCAACAAAGTCTAGCTCTCCTCCTGAGCCTACCCCAACAGAATCTAGTGCTTCAACCAATCCAACACCAAGAGAACTCAACCCTCTTCCTAGCACCACCCCAACGGAACCAAGTGCATCTACTGGCCCGACCCTAACAGAATCAAGTGCATCTTCTAACCCAACCCCAACAAAATCACACTCCTCCCTTACATGTGGGTCAGGTGGATCAGTTGTGTGTCCCAAGCCTGGCCAAACAAAGTCCAGAACTTCTCCAAACCTCACCCCAAAAGAATCTTGTTCCTCTCCTAATCATACCCTAACTGAACCTACCTCACCATACAACCCTGTCCTTGTGGAATCCGTCCCATCAAGCAACTCAAACCCAACTGAATCCACTGCCTCTCATGACACTGCCCCAGCTCCACCCGTCATTGTGGATAACAGTAAGGAGGGCAAAGCAAGTAAACTTAACAAGGAGCAAAAAGTGGGAAGTTCTGCAGCTTATAAAGGTGAGAAGATAGCAGGTGATCCTGAAACTAAGAGAAAAACTGCTCCTGGAGAATCTGCCTCCCATGGATCTCAGAGTCCTGATGAGACCAAAGAGAATAACAGCACTATGAAACCAGAGAGCACAACAGATCAAAGCAATCCCATACCACCCCCAGTGAAGCAACCTAAAGTAAGCCAGTCCCACTACCATTTGTCTACTGCCAATGTACTCTCTAGCAGCAACCTAAGAGATGACACAAAGCTCCTATTAGAGCAGATTTCTGCTAACAGCCAGAGCAGGACAGAACTCAATAAAGAATCTGCTGTCACTGATGATGCCAAACAGGATGAGGCTGACCGGGGTGTTAGTGGTAAGGAGGAAGCATCAGCCCGACGACAGATCGGAGGCCCGGCTAGAACTTCTCAGGAGAGGGAGAAGCTTCTTCAGAGAATCGATAGCATGCGGAAGGGGAGGAAAGTCTACAGCCGCTTTGAG ATGGCGCCTTAA